Proteins co-encoded in one Muntiacus reevesi chromosome 13, mMunRee1.1, whole genome shotgun sequence genomic window:
- the SERPIND1 gene encoding heparin cofactor 2 → MWCPLRLLLLALLLASACGTLSPRGRRDDGGGKFESAEPRWGRLKSGNASRPLPPAAFHEENTVTNEWIADGEEEEDYLDLDRILGEDDDYSDIVDAAPPTRPGAGTSSVLPLFPGKSRVQRLNLLNAQFAFDLYRALAAQAGAADNVFLAPVGVSAAMAMLCLGLAGDTHRQVHTALRFAEFVNASATYELGTVHNLFRKLTHRLFRRDFGYTLRSVSSLYVQKQLPVLDDFKAKVREYYFAEVRAADFSDPAFLAHTNQHVARVTKGLIRDALQDVDPATQMLLLNCLYFKGSWVNKFPVEMTHNHNFRLNEREVVKVPMMQTKGAFLAASDQELDCAVLRLEYVGGISMLVVVPHKLSGMKVLESQLTPQVVERWQRSMTNRTREVLLPKFKLEKDYSLVQALRALGVTALFDKNSNTTGITDQRIVIDLFKHRGTITVNEEGTQAAAVTAVGFMPLSTQVRFSVDRPFLFLVYEHRTSCLLFLGRVANPTRS, encoded by the exons ATGTGGTGCCCACTGCGCCTGCTCCTGCTGGCCCTCCTCCTGGCATCTGCGTGCGGGACCCTCAGCCCACGGGGGCGGCGTGATGACGGCGGGGGCAAGTTTGAGTCCGCGGAGCCCCGCTGGGGGCGGCTGAAGAGTGGCAACGCGAGCAGGCCCCTGCCACCCGCCGCCTTCCACGAGGAGAACACCGTCACCAACGAGTGGATCGCGGacggggaggaagaggaggactaCCTGGACCTGGACAGGATCCTCGGGGAGGACGACGACTACAGCGACATCGTGGACGCGGCACCCCCCACACGCCCCGGGGCGGGCACCAGCAGCGTGCTCCCGCTCTTCCCTGGCAAGAGCCGCGTGCAGCGGCTTAACCTCCTCAATGCGCAGTTCGCCTTCGACCTGTACCGGGCGCTGGCGGCGCAGGCCGGCGCGGCCGACAACGTCTTCCTGGCGCCTGTGGGCGTGTCCGCGGCCATGGCCATGCTCTGCCTGGGCCTTGCGGGCGACACGCACCGGCAGGTGCACACGGCCCTGCGCTTCGCCGAGTTCGTCAACGCCAGCGCCACCTACGAGTTGGGCACCGTCCACAACCTGTTCCGGAAGCTGACCCACCGCCTCTTCCGCAGGGACTTCGGGTACACACTGCGCTCCGTCAGCAGCCTCTATGTGCAGAAGCAGCTCCCGGTCCTGGACGACTTCAAGGCCAAGGTCCGGGAGTACTACTTTGCCGAGGTCCGGGCGGCCGACTTCTCCGACCCGGCCTTTCTCGCCCACACGAACCAGCACGTGGCGCGGGTCACCAAGGGCCTCATACGAGATGCGCTGCAGGACGTGGACCCCGCAACCCAGATGCTGCTCCTCAACTGCCTCTACTTCAAAG GGTCCTGGGTGAACAAGTTTCCGGTGGAAATGACACATAACCACAACTTCCGGCTGAACGAGCGGGAGGTGGTCAAGGTCCCCATGATGCAGACCAAGGGCGCCTTCCTGGCGGCCAGCGACCAGGAGCTGGACTGCGCCGTGCTGCGGCTGGAGTACGTGGGGGGCATCAGCATGCTGGTGGTGGTCCCACACAAGCTGTCCGGCATGAAGGTCCTGGAGAGCCAGCTGACGCCCCAGGTGGTGGAGCGGTGGCAGAGGAGTATGACAAACAG GACGCGGGAGGTGCTCCTGCCCAAGTTCAAGCTGGAGAAGGACTACAGCCTGGTGCAGGCCCTGCGCGCCCTGGGGGTCACAGCACTCTTCGACAAGAACAGCAACACCACGGGGATCACGGACCAGAGGATCGTCATCGACCTG TTCAAGCACCGAGGCACCATCACGGTGAACGAGGAGGGCACGCAGGCCGCGGCCGTGACCGCCGTGGGGTTCATGCCGCTGTCCACCCAGGTCCGCTTCAGCGTCGACCGGCCTTTCCTGTTTCTTGTCTATGAGCACCGCACCAGCTGCCTGCTCTTCCTGGGCCGGGTCGCCAACCCCACCAGGTCTTAG